A segment of the Candidatus Obscuribacterales bacterium genome:
GAGCGGTGGCTCCGCCACGTCTTGTTGTGGCTTTTGGCGTGGATCTGGTCGGTGATGAGATGGTTTAGACGCGATTTGGAGAGTACTAGGCAACGTGACTGTACGGTCTAGGGATTGCGGTTATCTATCGGTATTGTTGTCTGCAGGTCAAACTAGATAGAAATCATGCTGCACTGAGGAAGATTCCCTTTTTTCAGCAAGCCCTAGTTAATTGTAATAGGGTGCTAGCAACCAGAAAAAACTCTCTTATCCTTGTCAAGCCGAGTTTTGGGCAATCGTAGTCATTCATTGTGCTGGATATTTTGGTTGCTTTCAGAAAGAATATTAATAGATTTAGGGTAACCAAGATCATGGTTGTATAAAAAGATGTCCATAGATGAGTTAGGGTAAGTTTCGGATCTAGCGATCGCCCCCTAGGACTCAGTCACCGCGAGATGAAATAGACCATCGCCTTGATTGACCAGGGGATTATTGGTATGGCCGATGACAATGCCGTTGTAGGGACTATCAATTTTACTGGTGCGATCGCCGAAGGCATCGGTGATGAAGCCCAAAGATTGTTTTTTCTGAATCGACTGTCCTAAGGTCACCGCTGGGTGCAGCATCCCGCTTCGACTTGCCCGCACCCATTTTGTTTCTTGCACCTCGATGGGATCAACTGAAGAATGAAGGATGGGTGAGCTATACATCCCTAATGCCGACATCACTTGTAAGATGCCCGTCACGCCGGTAGCGATCGCTGCTTGATCAAACCGTAGGGCCTCTCCAGCTTCGTAGAGCAACACTGGAATACCGCGATTGGCTGCCGCTTGCCGCAGGGAACCATCCCGCATGGATGAATGAATGATAATGGGTGCCCCAAAGGCCTTCGCTACCGCATAGGTCTTGGCATTGCTGAAGTCGCCGCGCACCTGAGGCCAGTTGACCCGATGAAAAGAGGCGGTATGTAAGTCAATGCCGTAGTCGCAATGGGCGACCACCTCAGTCATAAACAAATGAGCAAGGCGAGCTGCCAAAGAGCCGCGCTTGGAGCCAGGAAAGGATCGATTTAAATCACGGCGATCGGGTAGATAGCGCGATTGTTCGATAAAGCCAAACATATTGACAATGGGAACGGCAATCAGCCGTCCATGCAGGCGATGGGGTTTCACCTGGGTGAGCACCTGGCGGATAATATCCACACCGTTAATTTCATCGCCATGAATAGCGGCACTCAGCCAAAGACAGGGCCCTTGATAGCGCCCATTGATCACCGTCACCGGTAAACTGAGTAACGTTTGCGTCGGTAGGCGGGCAATGGGAAGTTCTAGACGCTGCTTGCGTCCCGGCAGCACCTCCACTCCACCAATCGCGATCGCCGTCCCCGGCTGACGACCGAGGGGCGATCGCTCTTCGACTCCACCCTTTGTATCCCTGCTGACATTGACATCACTCATGCATTCCAGAGTATCGCAAACCTGCAGCACTGTGGTTAGCCATGGTTAACCATTGAGGCGATTTCGGCTGCGTTGCGGCGTAGCATTTTTGGCCACAAATTCAATAATCTTACCTGCCACATCCGCCTGGGTTGCCGCTTCAATGCCCTCTAGACCAGGGGATGAATTCACCTCCATCACCACGGGGCCATGGTTTGATCGCAGAATATCGACCCCTGCCACCCGCAGCCCCATGGCTTTAGCCGCCCGGATCGCCGTGCTACGCTCCTCCGGAGTGAGTTTAATTTTGGCTGCCATACCGCCCCGGTGCAGGTTAGAACGAAATTCGCCGGGGGCTCCCTGACGCTTCATAGCCGCTACCACCTTGTCGCCAATCACAAAGCAGCGGATATCCATGCCCCCAGCTTCCTTAATAAACTCCTGCACCAAAATATTGGCATCCAGGCCACGGAAAGCTTCAATCACCGACTGGGCTGCCTGTTTGGTTTCCGCTAGCACCACGCCAATGCCCTGAGTACCCTCCAGCAGCTTAATCACCAGCGGCGCACCGCCGACAATTTCAATCAAGCCTTCAATATCTTTCGTGGAATGGGCAAAGCCGGTGACTGGGAGACCAATCCCCTTCCTGGCCAAGAGCTGTAGACAGCGCAGCTTGTCCCGCGATCGCGAGATCGCCTGGGATTCATTCATGCAAAAGACGCCCATCATCTCAAACTGCCGCACCACCGCTGTACCGTAGAAGGTTTTGGACGCGCCAATCCGCGGAATCACTGCATCAAAATCATCCAAAGGATCCCCTTGGTAGATCACCTGAGGACGGTGGGAGGTGATATTCATGTAGCAACGCAGGTAGTCAATCACCCGGATCTCATGGCCGCGTTCCTCACCGGCTTCCTTCAGGCGTCGCGTGGAATAGAGGGACGCTTTTTGCGACAGAATGGCGATTTTCATCGATTTAGCGGGGGAATCGGCAGGGCTAGAGTCAGCAGTCTGGCTCTGATCAACATAGGAATCATGGTCATGCAGGTCGTTGTAGTCTGTCACGGCTCTGGCTCGGTGAGATGGATGAACAAGGAATCTGAACGATGGACAGTGGAATGAACATCAGCACTTTGCAGGTACGATCGCCCTGGGTCTACCCAGAATTTATGGCGCACGGCCTGCCGACCCAGCAGCATACGAAATCCCATCACATCGCGGTTGGTGAGGGTGAGTTCAATCGGCCAATGCTGGCCATTTAGGGCAACCCGCGTTTGAATGACAGGACGCCGTTCAGCATGGCCACCGGAGTTGCGCACCTCCCGCTCGTCTAAAAGCGGGGCTTCTGCGGTCAGGGTGCGATCGCTGTTGCGTTGCAAGGGATGAACCTGAAACCGTACCCAGGGCTGACCATCGCGCTCGATAGGCTGAATATGAAACGCATGGAGTGCAGAGGAGCGGGCCCCGGTATCAATTTTTGCCTTGATGGCTGTGACTCCCAAATCGGGCAGCACTAGCCATTCTCGCCAGCCAATCAGCGGCAGTTGGGTTGAGTCATTCACGAGATTGATGTCCAAACACCACGGGCTCACATCGAGGCCAGGCTACCACAGGCAAACCTGGCTAATAGCAACGTTGCCCCCAAAGCATACTGCCACATCTGAGTTTGGATCATGGAAGCGATCGCCATATTCGCCAGTGTAACGAAATTGCTGATCGACGACTTCAAACTCCGTGGGCAGGGGTTGGGTGCAGCACGAACAAAATACCAGGTTTGGCGGTGGATCGTCGTCCCCTAAATGGGGTAGATTGACGTTCCAAAAACAGCCAGGCTTCTGGGGTAAACCCAGCAGGTGATCCAGGACTTGAACGGTGAGCTGGGTAGCCCGCTCCCAGTTGATCGGCTGACGGCGGTGGATGTAGTGGGAAAAGGCGATACCTGGCAATCGCAGTAGGGCGGCCTCCCGCACCGCTGCTACGGTTCCCGACACATACAGATCTGCCCCTAGGTTACCCCCAGCATTGATGCCCGATAGCACCCAGGTTCCTTGA
Coding sequences within it:
- the surE gene encoding 5'/3'-nucleotidase SurE, whose protein sequence is MTFILTNDDGIDAPGLQALRNAVGDNSVIVAPQEQYSGCSHQITRGAAIAIQRRSDTAYAINGTPADCTRVAATHLCPQGTWVLSGINAGGNLGADLYVSGTVAAVREAALLRLPGIAFSHYIHRRQPINWERATQLTVQVLDHLLGLPQKPGCFWNVNLPHLGDDDPPPNLVFCSCCTQPLPTEFEVVDQQFRYTGEYGDRFHDPNSDVAVCFGGNVAISQVCLW
- the rimK gene encoding 30S ribosomal protein S6--L-glutamate ligase; the protein is MTDYNDLHDHDSYVDQSQTADSSPADSPAKSMKIAILSQKASLYSTRRLKEAGEERGHEIRVIDYLRCYMNITSHRPQVIYQGDPLDDFDAVIPRIGASKTFYGTAVVRQFEMMGVFCMNESQAISRSRDKLRCLQLLARKGIGLPVTGFAHSTKDIEGLIEIVGGAPLVIKLLEGTQGIGVVLAETKQAAQSVIEAFRGLDANILVQEFIKEAGGMDIRCFVIGDKVVAAMKRQGAPGEFRSNLHRGGMAAKIKLTPEERSTAIRAAKAMGLRVAGVDILRSNHGPVVMEVNSSPGLEGIEAATQADVAGKIIEFVAKNATPQRSRNRLNG
- a CDS encoding ATP-dependent zinc protease, which produces MNDSTQLPLIGWREWLVLPDLGVTAIKAKIDTGARSSALHAFHIQPIERDGQPWVRFQVHPLQRNSDRTLTAEAPLLDEREVRNSGGHAERRPVIQTRVALNGQHWPIELTLTNRDVMGFRMLLGRQAVRHKFWVDPGRSYLQSADVHSTVHRSDSLFIHLTEPEP
- a CDS encoding succinylglutamate desuccinylase/aspartoacylase family protein, coding for MSDVNVSRDTKGGVEERSPLGRQPGTAIAIGGVEVLPGRKQRLELPIARLPTQTLLSLPVTVINGRYQGPCLWLSAAIHGDEINGVDIIRQVLTQVKPHRLHGRLIAVPIVNMFGFIEQSRYLPDRRDLNRSFPGSKRGSLAARLAHLFMTEVVAHCDYGIDLHTASFHRVNWPQVRGDFSNAKTYAVAKAFGAPIIIHSSMRDGSLRQAAANRGIPVLLYEAGEALRFDQAAIATGVTGILQVMSALGMYSSPILHSSVDPIEVQETKWVRASRSGMLHPAVTLGQSIQKKQSLGFITDAFGDRTSKIDSPYNGIVIGHTNNPLVNQGDGLFHLAVTES